The DNA segment GATGAGCACAAATCATCGAGGCCAACGTGCGCTGGAGCGGGCGCCAGTCACCCAGCAGTGGCAGGATGTTATCCCGCAGCCAGACAAGCACTCGGTGCACCATGCTCTCGGCTCGCAAGGTTGTCGGGAAGCACTCTTCGTTATAGCTCTGCAGCAATGCGGGGGCTGCCAGGCCCTGATCGACATAGGCGATTTTCCACGCCAGGTTATAGGCCTCGCCCATCCCCAGGTTAATCGCCTGATCCGCCAGAGGGTGGCCGATAGGCGCCGAATCGCCTGCCAGGAACACGGCATCGTGCTGCAGTGCCTGCACACGACGCGGCTGGGACGTGGCAATGCGGCGATGAGCACCGTCGCAGGCGACCATCCAGCGAGCGCTCAAACGTTCGTCGCGGCCATCAGCATGATGCAGGAGCATCTGCACGGATTGCGGCTGGTTCTGCAGTTCGACCAGTTCGGTATTCCACTCAACACCCAGGCCCGATGCATCAAGACGCTCAAGCAGGATTTGCTCTAGCGTCGACGCTGGCAAGCTGAGTAAAAAAGGGTAACAGGCATCCAGATAGGAGAAGTTATCGTTCGGTACCCGTTTGCTGTTCGCCTGCAGCGAAAACTGCTTGAGCGTAAAACCGTTGCTGACAGCCTGTTCGGCAACCCCCAGGTGCCGGAGCATTTCCAGGGTTCTTGAATGCACGACCCGCGACGTGGTGGCGGTCGAAGGGCCGGCATTCTTGTCAATAAGGCGGAAAGAAACGCCCCATTTCTGCAGTAGGTTTGCCAGTAGCAGGCCAACAGGTCCGGCACCCACGATCATGACCGTCGTCGGCACAGCGCATGGCCCGGGGACTGAAGTGTTCGAGGCGCCCATAAGTCAGTACCAGTTCCGATAAAAGGGGGCGTTGGCAATACCGAGCAGGGCATCGTCGCCGGATGAGTCGCCGTAGGCGTAAATGTAGTAGTCATCAAGGTTGGCCAGGCAGCCTCTGAGCCGTATGACTTTCTCCGGCCCAACACAGTTGGTGCCTGAGATGCCCCCCGTCAGCCTGTCGTTCTCGGTTTCCAGGCGAGTGCCGCACACATAGTCGAACCCCACTGCCGCCCCCCAGGGAGCCAGGTAGTTCTCTGGCGAGTTGCTGACCAGCGCCGTGACATGCCCCATGGATTGATGCCATTGCAGCCGGCGCAGCGCCTCGGGCCTGATCCAGCGTGGCAATTGCTCAGTCACGAAATGCCGCGCGTGCTCACGCTCCTTCTCCACCGACACGCCACCCAGGTAACGCGCAATAAACGCCAATCGAGCCTGCATCAACGGGGTCACGCCCAGAATCACGCTGAACACTTTTGGCAGCAGCCAGATCATTTTGAGCCAGAACATTTTTGTTCCCGCGACGTAACGCATATAGCGCCAGAACGTATGCCGGTCGGAGAGCGTGCCGTCAAAGTCAAACACCGCCAATACCGGTGGCGTGCCATCAGCTTGCATGGCTGTGCTCCTTGAGGACGATGATCTCAATGGTCTTGGGCAGTTTGAACCCCGAGAGGTGCTGAGAAAGCAGCGTGGAAATTGCGCTCTGAGTCAGCCCGGCACGCCCCTCGACACACAGGTGCAATGCGTTGACCTCTTTGTGGTCGGGAACGATGTAGGCTTTTGCACGCACCGCATCGGGGTGTTGCATGGCGACGGATTCGACCTCCAACAGATCGACCATCTGCGCTTTGATCTTTGAGATGCGTAAGCGTTGACGATAGAAAAACACATGTCCATCGTCATCGCGCCAAACCAGGTCACCCGTGTGCAGCCAGC comes from the Pseudomonas shahriarae genome and includes:
- a CDS encoding FAD-dependent monooxygenase, with product MIVGAGPVGLLLANLLQKWGVSFRLIDKNAGPSTATTSRVVHSRTLEMLRHLGVAEQAVSNGFTLKQFSLQANSKRVPNDNFSYLDACYPFLLSLPASTLEQILLERLDASGLGVEWNTELVELQNQPQSVQMLLHHADGRDERLSARWMVACDGAHRRIATSQPRRVQALQHDAVFLAGDSAPIGHPLADQAINLGMGEAYNLAWKIAYVDQGLAAPALLQSYNEECFPTTLRAESMVHRVLVWLRDNILPLLGDWRPLQRTLASMICAHHYRYGKSTGIQESLTNKQRAHWNKKGRKSRFPTAAPRAGQLAPDIELWQPPGTPPRRLMDLFQGTFTLLVFSAADQFSSLLPGYYVLADAVQTDYPGIKAYCVIDALGSAGAPFQHSTLLDPDWRLHKRYHARAGTLMLIRPDGYIAFQGLDITTLMTYLHVRSGLVKVKKKQLPARMI
- a CDS encoding HAD family hydrolase, whose protein sequence is MQADGTPPVLAVFDFDGTLSDRHTFWRYMRYVAGTKMFWLKMIWLLPKVFSVILGVTPLMQARLAFIARYLGGVSVEKEREHARHFVTEQLPRWIRPEALRRLQWHQSMGHVTALVSNSPENYLAPWGAAVGFDYVCGTRLETENDRLTGGISGTNCVGPEKVIRLRGCLANLDDYYIYAYGDSSGDDALLGIANAPFYRNWY